CTCAGCAGCCACTCGTACGACTTACTGCCAACCCATTTTCCGCCGCTGTAACTCAGCGCATTGCCACTGATGCGCAAATACCGCGGCATGCCCAGCAGCCCATGCGGCACCTGCAGGTCAAGCTCATTGGGGGTGTTGGGCACGTTGCTCATCGGTACACGCTGGGTAGCCACGGGTTGCTGCACGCGCACATGCAATAACCCAACCAAGGCCGTGGTTGGCTTCCGGTAGCATACGCAGAAGCGGGCTTAGGCTTTGCGCCGCTTGGCTTTCGAGCTAGTTTCTGTTATGAAATCACTAATCATCTGCACGTAGGCATCGGCGTAGCGCTGCTGGCTTAGCTTGGCCGAGCCTTGGAGGTGGCCGCCTTCAAACTTCACCAAGCGGCGTACTTGCTTGCCGGTAGCCGCGTTTACCACTTGCTCCGAGTGAGCCAACGGCGTAAACGCATCGGTAGTGCCGGCCACCAACAGCATGGGGCAGCCTATACGCGGCAGCAATTGTTGGTACCGCTCGGCGTCGGCCGGCAGGGTAACCGTCTTGTCCTTCAGCTGCTTGATATTCTCGACGTGCCAGATCGGGTCGGCTACGTAGCCCTCGCCAATCAGGAAATCGAGCTTTTCGCGCGCGGCTACTTTGGTGGCCATGATGGTGCCCATGGAGAATGCCAATATTCCGGTGCGGTTGCGCGGGTGCTGCCGGCGGGCATAAGCCAGTGCGGCGCCTAGGTCGTCGGCAAACTCGTTGTAGTACAGGCGCTCCTGGTCAATTGCAAACTCGTCGCTTTGGCCGAAACCGCGGTAATCGAATAGCAGCACGCGGTAGCCCTGGGTGGTTAGCTCCTTGGCCATGTGCACCCAGCCGCCCATGTTGCCTGCGTCGCCGTTGGCCAGCACAATGGTGGTGCGCTTATCGGGCCCCGCCGCGGGCGGGCAGTCCCAGGCTTGCAGTTGCAGCTTATCGGGGGTGCTGATGCGGATTGGCTGGTAAGCCATGCCTACCGAATCGGGCGTTTGGTAATACTTGCGCAGCGGCTTGATGGCAAGCGCCGCGTGGCTCAGCATAAGCACCGCTGCCAGAAGAGGCAAACGCCGCAATAGATTACGAATCATGAATAAGGGATAAAGGAAATACAGCACCAAAACCGCCCCGGCCGGAACATTGGCTTCTGCACGTCGGGCTTTTTGCGCTTGCGTTGGGCTAAGGCAAATAGCGGAGTGTCGCCAAAAGCGGGTGTTCCGGCCGGGGCGGTTGTTCAACTACTACCGAGTAGCCAGCACCTAGGGGCGCAGCCTGTCGGGTTGGGTTTAGGTCTCGATAAGGATGGTTTTGAAGCCTGCCAGCTTGCCTTCGGAGGTCTTGCCCAGGGCGTACGCCTCTATCTGCGAGCCGCTGCCCACGCGGTACACCTGCGTGTCTTCGAGCTCCTGCTTCATAAACATTTGCAGGGCCTTAAAGCGGTTGGCCAGCTCCACGTTGCCGAGCACGCCCTGGTCGGCGGTGTGGTTGCGCAGAAAGTACGTCAGCTCCTGGGTTTCTACTTTGGCGCCGGCCGGCGAGTGGCCCAGCAGCGGCAACACGTTTTCGGGGCTTAGCTGAAACCCGGCAGGAAGGGTATAGCTCACGGGCGTCAGCACCGACTCCGACTCGCTCATGAAATACAGCCCTTCGGTGAGGGTGCGCAATTGCTCCACCATTGCATCGGCAACGCCGTCGGCTTGGGCCGTTTGCGGGGCCTGGTGGCTGGCTGCCGAAGCCGGTTGGGCACCTAGGGCGCCGCCGCTCGTTTCGGTCACCTTCGCCGAAATGGCCGCCGCCAACTCCTTCATGCGCTCTTCGCGCACCTTAATTTTCTCGTTGGCGAAGTTCATGTCCGACACGCGGTGCATCGGAATCAGGTGGATGTGGGCGTGCGGCACCTCCAGGCCAATTACGGCCACCCCAATGCGGCGGCACGGCACGGCTTCCTTCAGGCCCTTGGCTACGCGCTGCGCGAATTGGTGCAGGGCAGCCAGCTCGTCGGCCGGCAAATCGAAGATGTAATCAACTTCGCGCTTGGGAATTACCAACGTGTGGCCTTCTACCAGGGGCGTGATGTCGAGAAAAGCCAGGTGGTGTTCGTCCTCGACTACTTTGTAGGCGGGCAGCTCGCCGGCCACAATGCGGGAGAAAATAGACGGCATTTTCGGGCGTTTTATAACGGATGACACGTGATACGAGCCGAATGGCCCGTCGCGGTGAAGCTAGGAAGTTTCCGGCGTTAGGCGCGGCACCGCTACCCAACGGGCGCAAAAAAACGCGGCCGGTCTTCCCAGACCAGCCGCGCCTCGCAAATGCCATTATGTAGGGGCTGCACCACCCAGGGCAATGCAGCTGAGTTGCTTAACGCGAAACCTCCAGAATCTCGAAGTGCAGCTTGCC
The sequence above is drawn from the Hymenobacter sp. YIM 151858-1 genome and encodes:
- a CDS encoding alpha/beta hydrolase encodes the protein MIRNLLRRLPLLAAVLMLSHAALAIKPLRKYYQTPDSVGMAYQPIRISTPDKLQLQAWDCPPAAGPDKRTTIVLANGDAGNMGGWVHMAKELTTQGYRVLLFDYRGFGQSDEFAIDQERLYYNEFADDLGAALAYARRQHPRNRTGILAFSMGTIMATKVAAREKLDFLIGEGYVADPIWHVENIKQLKDKTVTLPADAERYQQLLPRIGCPMLLVAGTTDAFTPLAHSEQVVNAATGKQVRRLVKFEGGHLQGSAKLSQQRYADAYVQMISDFITETSSKAKRRKA
- a CDS encoding nuclease A inhibitor family protein; translation: MPSIFSRIVAGELPAYKVVEDEHHLAFLDITPLVEGHTLVIPKREVDYIFDLPADELAALHQFAQRVAKGLKEAVPCRRIGVAVIGLEVPHAHIHLIPMHRVSDMNFANEKIKVREERMKELAAAISAKVTETSGGALGAQPASAASHQAPQTAQADGVADAMVEQLRTLTEGLYFMSESESVLTPVSYTLPAGFQLSPENVLPLLGHSPAGAKVETQELTYFLRNHTADQGVLGNVELANRFKALQMFMKQELEDTQVYRVGSGSQIEAYALGKTSEGKLAGFKTILIET